A region from the Dendropsophus ebraccatus isolate aDenEbr1 chromosome 1, aDenEbr1.pat, whole genome shotgun sequence genome encodes:
- the LOC138788508 gene encoding aldo-keto reductase family 1 member C1-like isoform X1 has protein sequence MAIEVSYQHIDGAYLYGTEVYVSRAMREKIADGTVRREDLFYTGKLWATFHAPDLVRLALEKSLKSLQLEYMDLFIIHSPEQLKPGDDIFPVDENGQYIFHQTDLRDTWEALEKCKDAGLVKSIGVSNFNRRQIEYILNKPGLKYKPVCNQVECHIYLNQRKLLDFCKSQGIVFVGYSVLGSSWTKHWVDQNSPALLEDPVLADIAKKHNKTPAQVAIRYVLQLGVVVVAKSFNPERMKENLQVFDFTLPSQDMKALEALNRNYRYLPFTR, from the exons ATGGCTATTGAGGTCAGTTATCAGCACATTGACGGTGCCTATCTTTACGGGACAGAGGTATATGTCAGCCGCGCCATGCGAGAGAAAATTGCCGATGGGACGGTGAGAAGAGAAGATTTGTTTTACACTGGGAAG CTCTGGGCCACCTTCCACGCTCCTGATCTTGTCCGACTGGCCCTGGAAAAGTCTCTGAAGAGTCTACAGCTGGAATACATGGACCTGTTCATCATTCATTCTCCTGAGCAATTGAAG CCCGGGGATGATATCTTTCCTGTGGATGAAAACGGACAATATATTTTTCACCAAACAGATTTACGAGACACCTGGGAG GCCTTGGAGAAGTGTAAGGACGCCGGACTGGTGAAGTCGATCGGAGTTTCCAACTTTAATCGTAGACAAATCGAGTACATCCTTAACAAGCCGGGACTGAAATACAAGCCGGTGTGCAACCAG GTAGAATGCCATATTTATCTTAATCAAAGGAAACTCTTAGACTTCTGCAAATCCCAAGGTATCGTTTTCGTTGGATACAGTGTGCTGGGGTCAAGCTGGACTAAACATTG GGTTGACCAAAATTCACCGGCCCTTCTTGAAGATCCTGTTTTGGCCGACATCgctaaaaaacacaataaaacccCGGCTCAGGTGGCCATAAGATATGTTCTACAGCTTGGAGTTGTTGTGGTGGCCAAAAGCTTCAACCCTGAGAGGATGAAAGAAAACTTACAG GTCTTTGATTTTACCTTACCTTCCCAAGACATGAAGGCGCTCGAGGCTCTTAACAGAAATTATCGCTATCTTCCATTTACACGGTGA
- the LOC138788508 gene encoding aldo-keto reductase family 1 member C1-like isoform X2 produces the protein MAIEVSYQHIDGAYLYGTEVYVSRAMREKIADGTVRREDLFYTGKLWATFHAPDLVRLALEKSLKSLQLEYMDLFIIHSPEQLKPGDDIFPVDENGQYIFHQTDLRDTWEALEKCKDAGLVKSIGVSNFNRRQIEYILNKPGLKYKPVCNQVECHIYLNQRKLLDFCKSQGIVFVGYSVLGSSWTKHWVDQNSPALLEDPVLADIAKKHNKTPAQVAIRYVLQLGVVVVAKSFNPERMKENLQVFDFTLPSQDMKALEALNRNYRYDLI, from the exons ATGGCTATTGAGGTCAGTTATCAGCACATTGACGGTGCCTATCTTTACGGGACAGAGGTATATGTCAGCCGCGCCATGCGAGAGAAAATTGCCGATGGGACGGTGAGAAGAGAAGATTTGTTTTACACTGGGAAG CTCTGGGCCACCTTCCACGCTCCTGATCTTGTCCGACTGGCCCTGGAAAAGTCTCTGAAGAGTCTACAGCTGGAATACATGGACCTGTTCATCATTCATTCTCCTGAGCAATTGAAG CCCGGGGATGATATCTTTCCTGTGGATGAAAACGGACAATATATTTTTCACCAAACAGATTTACGAGACACCTGGGAG GCCTTGGAGAAGTGTAAGGACGCCGGACTGGTGAAGTCGATCGGAGTTTCCAACTTTAATCGTAGACAAATCGAGTACATCCTTAACAAGCCGGGACTGAAATACAAGCCGGTGTGCAACCAG GTAGAATGCCATATTTATCTTAATCAAAGGAAACTCTTAGACTTCTGCAAATCCCAAGGTATCGTTTTCGTTGGATACAGTGTGCTGGGGTCAAGCTGGACTAAACATTG GGTTGACCAAAATTCACCGGCCCTTCTTGAAGATCCTGTTTTGGCCGACATCgctaaaaaacacaataaaacccCGGCTCAGGTGGCCATAAGATATGTTCTACAGCTTGGAGTTGTTGTGGTGGCCAAAAGCTTCAACCCTGAGAGGATGAAAGAAAACTTACAG GTCTTTGATTTTACCTTACCTTCCCAAGACATGAAGGCGCTCGAGGCTCTTAACAGAAATTATCGCT ATGACCTGATATGA